Genomic window (Polaribacter batillariae):
AAATTCCACCTGAATTTTGCGAGCGAGAGAGTGTTCCACATTTTAAAAATTCCTTTTTCCCTCGTTTTAAAATTCAGAGTTTTAAATCACAATTTTGATAAAAAACCAGGCTTAAAGGACTTATGCTTTTTTTGCGCAAATCAGCAGTTTTTGCTAACGGTTTTGTATATGGCACGTTGCCATATTAATAGTTTTATATTATTCAGTCGTAACTGAGGTTTATTAGTAGGGGAGAGTTTAAAGTTAGCCAAATTTTGGCAATGTGTTATATACGTCTTAAGTTTGTAATTCATTAAATTTGAACATAATTAAGAAAAGACAAAAGAGAGGAATAAGGTTAATATATACGCAGAAGCATAGACTTCGTCAACATTGAAAATCCCCTCTCTTTTCTACACAGATTTCGTACAGTTCTATGAGGCTTTTAGACCTCGCTTTTAAGTCGTTGAAACTCGCGTAGTATGTCCTTTCGTAAAAACATTTATTTATGAATAAAGATATTAAATATTTTGGAATAGACATCAGTCATTTATTTTTTGATGTCACAGATTCAGATGGCAATTATTACCAGTTTAAAAACAATTTAACAGGCTTTAAAAAGTTTGTAAAATTATTAGATTTAAAGAGTCATTGCGTGATGGAAGCTACCGGTTATTATCATTACCAATTAGCCTATTATTTACAAGAAAAAGGTTTTAAATTATCGGTAGAAAATCCATTATCGGTAAAACGTTTTATTCAAATGAAATTGTCTAAAATAAAGACAGATAAGAGCGATTCTAAACTAATTTGTGAGTATGCAAAGCAGGTTAAATTAAAGTTGTGGAAAGGCAATTCTAAACATCAGCTGGAATGTTTACAAATGACAAGAACCCTTTCAGCATATACAAAGCAGAGCACTATGCTGAAAAATAAATTACATGGCGAAGCCGTTTTAGGTACACCAAGTAAATCTGTTGTGAGGTCTTTAAAACGCAGTTTAAAACATGTTGAGAAAGAAATAAAAACGATAGAAGAAGACCTATTAATTTTAGTAAAAGAAGTTCATAACGATGTTTTAACACGTTTAAAAAGCATCCCAGGCATTGGTCCCAAAACCTCTTTAATGTTAGTAGTTTTAACCGATGGATTTGAGCGTTTTACGAGTGGTAGTGAATTGTGTAGTTATGCAGGTCTAACGCCAACAATTAGACAAAGTGGTAGTAGTGTAAAAGGACGATCGAGAATAAGTAAAATAGGGAATCAAAAACTAAGAAATTTATTGTTTATGTGTAGTTTTAATGCGTGCAAATACAACAAGGCTTGTCGAGATCTTTATCAACGAATCGTAGCCAAGGGAAAGAGCAAAAAATTAGCCTTAATCGCAGTCTGTAATAAACTACTAAAACAGGTCTTTGCAATAGCAAAATCAGGATTAATATATGATGAAAATTATAAAAGTACTTTCGTAAAAAATTAATGAGTTTTTACTTGTTTTTTACCACAGTACTTTGTTAGGCAACGTTACTTTTCGAGCGTCAAACTATTCAAAATTCCATTGTTAGTTACAGATTTTCTAAAATCCGCCATATCTGGATATATATGATTTTTATTAATTCCCATCTCACTCAATTTTTCTTTAATTGCGGGGATTAATGATTTGTGAATATTATAGCAACCGCTAAATGTTCTTACGGTCATTAATTTATCAAATTTCTCTTGTCCCCATTCTTTAAGAAGAAAGTCAGTATATTCTTTATAAGTCCTTTCAAGAGGGTACCAAGGATGATTGTTGTAAAAGAATAGGCCTTCTTGATTTATAATATTCACACTATTCATAATTTGATATAATTCTTCATCAGGAAGAAGTATTGCCATATCGTTTTCATCAATTTTTTCATAGGTAATATCTACTTTTTTTAGATTTTCGTCAAAAACATATTTCCAGCTCTCGAATACTGTGGAATTTGTAAATGTGTAGTAGAAGGAAAAATAATTGTCAATTTCTTTGTCACTAGGTTTATAAACCAAACCGTCTATTGCAAAAAATAATGCTACGTAAGGATTATAGGAATAATCGAGTAATGGCGTAGGTACGCCAAAATGTTGCATGTAGCTTAAATAGGCTAATGCGTTGTTGGGATCAATTCCAGTACTTTCTAATAATCTTTCAATTACACCATTGTTCCATGATCTACAAATTTTAATCAATTCGGTGATGAAATCTCGGTAATGTTCTGCGATACTATCAGATGGCACTTGTTTATGTAATTCTTGCTGGATATAAATTCTTTGAGCTGAATTATAAAGTCGATACTTTGCCTCACTACATCCTCTAAAAACAAAATTTGTTCCCTCGCTTTTGAATTTTTCTATTTCGGCAAAAATTTTATTTATGTTGTGATTGATTTTACTCCCTCCATTGACAAAAAACTCTTCTTTCTCTTTAATTTCAGAATATTCTTCTAATTGCATAATGTTTGTCAAAATGTTGCCTAACGTATTTGTTTATGGAAAGTTGCGATTTTGTCTGCGAGGAATTTCCGAAGGAAATTCAGTAGTAGGCAAAAAAAGCAACCAACTTTAATATGGCTAAAAGTAGCAATTTTTTATAAGCGGTGTTGTAAAAAGCGGGTTTAATTTTCCGTAATTTATTTTTCAGCTTTTAAAATTCTCACTTTTTCATTCAGTTATAAATTCCGTTTTGAGTGATTTTTTCACGCTTAGAATTTTTCAGATTTTGTTCAATTCCGCCAACTTTCTAAATTCAGCGTTTGAGTAAGCATTCCCCCAAAATGATTTTCAGGATTTGAGTAAAATTTCTTTAGTATTTGATTTTCAGTATTTTATAGTTTTAATCGTTTGCAAAATTCCGCCTGAATTTTGCGAGCGAGAGAGTGTTCCGCATTTTTGGATTCAATTTTTTTTCAGATTTCGAAACGGTAAAAAACTAAAAGTTATTTTTGGAGAACTGATTTGTTTTTGGCGCGATTCAGCCAGTTTTTTACAACGTATTTGTTTATGGAAAGTTGCGATTTTGTCTGCGAGGAATTTCCGAAGGAAATTCAGCAGTAGGCAAAAAAGCAACTAATTTTGATAAGGCTAAAAGTAGCAATTTTTTATAAGCGGTGTTGGCATTTCGTAGTTTTTTTTAGTTTATAATTCTGTTTTTTAGTGATTATTCCGCCAAGTTTTTGATTCAGCATTAGAATGAATTTTCCGCAATTCTGATTTTCCGCATTTACTCAATTCTGCAAGTTTCTTAAATTCAGCGTTTGAGTAAGCATTCCGCGAAACTGATTTTCAGGATTTGAGTAAATTCAAGCATTTTTTAGTTCATTTTTTCTCAATTTCTCAAAATTTTGCGAGCGAGAGAGTGTTCCGCATTTTTCAGTTTTTCTCATTAAAATTCAAGTTTTTCCAAACTATAAATTCACTTTTCGGAGTTTGAATGGGCTATGAATGCCAACGTATTTGTTTATGGAAAGTTGCGATTTTGTCTGCGAGGAATTTCCGAAGGAAATTCAGTAGTAGGCAAAAATGCAACTAATTTTGATAAGGCTAAAAGTAGCAATTTTTTATAAACGGTGTTAGCAAATGCGTGTTTTTATGTTTTTTTTCAACGTTTTTTTTATTTTCCGCAAAGATTTTAATTCTACATTTTGCTTAATTCAAAAAACGTTTTAAACTCAAAAATTGAGTAAGAATTCCGCCTTTAATTTTTTCAGAGTTTGAGTGAATTCACACGTTTTACGATTCCAACTATTTGCAAAATTCCGCCTGAATTTTGAGAGCGA
Coding sequences:
- a CDS encoding IS110 family transposase; this encodes MNKDIKYFGIDISHLFFDVTDSDGNYYQFKNNLTGFKKFVKLLDLKSHCVMEATGYYHYQLAYYLQEKGFKLSVENPLSVKRFIQMKLSKIKTDKSDSKLICEYAKQVKLKLWKGNSKHQLECLQMTRTLSAYTKQSTMLKNKLHGEAVLGTPSKSVVRSLKRSLKHVEKEIKTIEEDLLILVKEVHNDVLTRLKSIPGIGPKTSLMLVVLTDGFERFTSGSELCSYAGLTPTIRQSGSSVKGRSRISKIGNQKLRNLLFMCSFNACKYNKACRDLYQRIVAKGKSKKLALIAVCNKLLKQVFAIAKSGLIYDENYKSTFVKN
- a CDS encoding FRG domain-containing protein, with translation MQLEEYSEIKEKEEFFVNGGSKINHNINKIFAEIEKFKSEGTNFVFRGCSEAKYRLYNSAQRIYIQQELHKQVPSDSIAEHYRDFITELIKICRSWNNGVIERLLESTGIDPNNALAYLSYMQHFGVPTPLLDYSYNPYVALFFAIDGLVYKPSDKEIDNYFSFYYTFTNSTVFESWKYVFDENLKKVDITYEKIDENDMAILLPDEELYQIMNSVNIINQEGLFFYNNHPWYPLERTYKEYTDFLLKEWGQEKFDKLMTVRTFSGCYNIHKSLIPAIKEKLSEMGINKNHIYPDMADFRKSVTNNGILNSLTLEK